One part of the Lapillicoccus jejuensis genome encodes these proteins:
- a CDS encoding transglutaminase family protein translates to MSARLVVRHRTGYRYPQGALVSFDEVRLTPPTTAEQTVFSTRVEVTPTPWSFQYVDYWGTHVTAFELHERHEQLVVTATSSLDVHRPPRTGQGLTWDALAAASVGSEPCEYLAVTDRVAPPPDLAARVADLRRTASSPAALVDAVVGLVHDEVRYETGSTHVASSAADAWAARAGVCQDLTHLTIGALRSVGVPTRYVSGYVLPDPEAPLGEPVPGESHAWVEWWDGTWLGIDVTNLVVPGDLHVEVAHGRDYADVPPLTGVFTGAPASDMFVEVTVTRTA, encoded by the coding sequence GTGAGCGCGCGCCTCGTCGTCCGGCACCGCACCGGCTACCGCTACCCGCAGGGCGCCCTCGTCTCCTTCGACGAGGTGCGTCTCACCCCGCCGACGACGGCCGAGCAGACCGTCTTCTCCACGCGGGTCGAGGTGACGCCCACGCCGTGGTCGTTCCAGTACGTCGACTACTGGGGCACCCACGTCACCGCCTTCGAGCTGCACGAGCGGCACGAGCAGCTCGTCGTCACCGCGACGTCGTCGCTCGACGTGCACCGCCCGCCGCGCACCGGGCAGGGCCTGACCTGGGACGCGCTCGCCGCCGCGTCGGTCGGGTCCGAGCCGTGCGAGTACCTCGCCGTCACCGACCGCGTCGCGCCGCCGCCGGACCTCGCCGCCCGGGTCGCCGACCTGCGCCGTACGGCGTCCTCCCCGGCCGCGCTGGTCGACGCGGTCGTCGGGCTCGTCCACGACGAGGTGCGCTACGAGACCGGCTCGACCCACGTCGCCTCGAGCGCGGCCGACGCGTGGGCCGCCCGGGCCGGGGTGTGCCAGGACCTCACGCACCTGACCATCGGCGCGCTGCGCTCCGTGGGCGTGCCCACCCGCTACGTCTCCGGCTACGTCCTGCCCGACCCCGAGGCACCGCTGGGCGAGCCGGTGCCGGGGGAGTCGCACGCCTGGGTCGAGTGGTGGGACGGCACCTGGCTCGGCATCGACGTGACGAACCTCGTCGTCCCCGGCGACCTGCACGTCGAGGTCGCCCACGGCCGCGACTACGCCGACGTCCCGCCGCTCACCGGCGTCTTCACCGGCGCCCCCGCGTCCGACATGTTCGTCGAGGTGACCGTCACGCGCACCGCGTGA